The following DNA comes from Mesorhizobium sp. B2-1-8.
CGCCGGCGGGGCAGCGACGGGCCCATTCGATGGCCTCATCGCGCGAGCGCACGTCGATCACCCAATAGCCGCCCAGCACTTCCTTGACCTCGGCGAAGGGGCCGTCGACGACCACAGGCTTGCCGCCCTTGTAGCTGACCCGCGCCCCGGCGGACGGCGGATGCAGGCCGTCGAGCGCCAGAAGCACGCCGGCTTTCTTCAGTTCGTGATTGTACTTCATCATCCCTTCCACCGCCTCGGCGCTGGGCATGACATCGGGTGCGGCGTCCGCGTAGCCGCCGGGGATCATCAGCATCATGAACCGCATGGTCTTCTCCTTGGTTGGGTTGGTTCAATCATATGACGAACGGGCAATGGCGGAATCGACAGGCTGGCAAAAAAGTTCAGGTCCCAGATCACACGCAGCAATGTGGACCGCCATCTCGGCGTGGCTGCCATCTGGCCCCGCCGATCGGCCCTGATATACCCGGCTGCGATCCACCACATGAGGGGGCCTCGTGAAGTCATCCAGCCTGGCAGGCGTCGTTTCTCCCATGGTCCCGGTGCTTGTCTGCGCGCTCGGCATCTTCCTGCTGTCGGGGATGGACGCGGCCATGAAGGTGCTGGTCATCGCGGTCGGCGTCTACAACACGGTGCTGTGGCGCAGCATGCTGGCGACCGTGGTCGCGGCTACTGGCTGGTCGATTGGGCCACGCAGGCTGCCCACGCCTTCCGTGCTCAAGCTGCATGCGCTGCGCGCCGCGGTCGTCGGCGTCGTCTTGCTGTCCTTCTTCTGGGGGCTCGCCAGGCTGCCGCTGGCCGAGGCGATCGGGCTCAGCTTCGTCGCGCCGCTGTTTGCCCTGCTGCTGGCCGCGCTGCTGCTCGGCGAAAGAATACAGCGGCGGGCGATCTGGGCTTCATTGGCCGGCATAGCGGGCGTCGCAATCATCGTGGGCGGCCAGTTCGGGCAGGCGAACCATGCCAGGGATGCCTTGCTCGGCACAGCG
Coding sequences within:
- a CDS encoding YciI family protein — translated: MRFMMLMIPGGYADAAPDVMPSAEAVEGMMKYNHELKKAGVLLALDGLHPPSAGARVSYKGGKPVVVDGPFAEVKEVLGGYWVIDVRSRDEAIEWARRCPAGENDVIEIRQVFEMSEFPEDVQKVAEGFGELKG
- a CDS encoding DMT family transporter — protein: MVPVLVCALGIFLLSGMDAAMKVLVIAVGVYNTVLWRSMLATVVAATGWSIGPRRLPTPSVLKLHALRAAVVGVVLLSFFWGLARLPLAEAIGLSFVAPLFALLLAALLLGERIQRRAIWASLAGIAGVAIIVGGQFGQANHARDALLGTAAVLVSTVFYAYNLILARQQALVAKPIEIMLFQNLCVAVILGLAAPWLAVALPRELWLPLAGVTALSLAGQFLMSWAYARAEAQYLIPTEYSAFIWAIALGFLFFDEAVTWTTLAGAGLIVASCLIAARSNPRLAEPIEAAV